One window of the Oncorhynchus mykiss isolate Arlee chromosome 5, USDA_OmykA_1.1, whole genome shotgun sequence genome contains the following:
- the LOC110524169 gene encoding KN motif and ankyrin repeat domain-containing protein 3 isoform X1 → MTQSVQVNPKLPDLGAPFLFSSQEEADQQGSYSVQTPYGFQLDLDFLKYVEEIESGHHVRRAPVNSRRSSRGVKVSQRSPNVGGRASGWTSTESLSSPASEDGRAPPPPPPRNRIGSSPSEGQPLSPLSVLSLPLSAGAKVPPPPPLRNPRVERTLLETSLRLQQEQSHQHQNGTCFQLSDPPKQSPRAVTTHVTPASAAATVDVQPLHLFSAAPSPSQSSLTRPSPHSSGRSTPASSTGMATLPPSQLQTVREQMATALRQLKEMEERVKGVPVLEREVAKLRAEKDLLLLALQEKKTLAAQQQAATVVSSTTTTTMDTGTQSQESPPFSPKSPRSPKSPSKIGDLRKLTEKFEGKTGKGGARSEKVVEKRSVAVGDDMLLDAGVFYYSQGTKDASEGTPQVDVCEKGVATEAPAFREEWVQAGVETEEASVWVMESQLGLSSEVQREIDTLQDTIKFQQESILALEGRVGQADEDLAVLKAQEDERKSKATSEKAVLAKPDSAHAQVGTEASTTSTPASQHVAVSCCPEVVDACVGEDLRAVHYDQSTQTDSVESPAEEESTPVALVSTGSQWENLYEDETIEQKAPVTALKKRQMTIAEYKVTPEETVRLDEGKGGKEEETVPRTHTTPTMVESMLKSIMKKKDGSSSGESRSSGKKSLQFVGILNGGYESTSSEEEEEGSSSGGSEVDDCSDSSDGEDGEAALEETSDEERNINMDDTDSDDMALEAGTGATEDSPDAVKEKFELSAKMHEASLILKNHLNDDVKTLKSKEVLSSIHTVQLEWFRISSAKMAQPPRVSDYLMAFTEVSSALLAHVINMTDGNGNTALHYSVSHSNFTVVGLLLDTGMCCVDKQNKAGYTAIMLAALSSVKEEDDMVVVRKLFSQGNVNAKASQAGQTALMLAVSHGRQEMVRALLDCGAEVNVKDDEGSTALMCASEHGRAEIVSLLLDQPGCDISIVDNDGSNALSIALEASHNDTAVLLYAHMNYTKAQAAGTNKSRSPTSPQKTWPAAE, encoded by the exons ATGACTCAGTCTGTGCAGGTCAACCCCAAGTTGCCTG ATCTGGGCGCACCGTTTCTATTCTCCAGTCAGGAAGAGGCGGATCAACAGGGCTCTTATTCGGTCCAAACTCCGTATGGCTTCCAGCTGGACCTGGACTTCCTCAAGTATGTGGAGGAGATAGAAAGCGGCCACCACGTCCGCCGGGCACCCGTCAACTCTCGCAGGTCATCCCGTGGGGTCAAAGTCTCCCAGCGGAGCCCGAATGTGGGAGGAAGAGCCAGCGGCTGGACCTCAACagagtccctctcctcacccgcCAGTGAAGATGGTCGTgcgccccctcctccacccccacgGAATCGCATCGGCTCCTCTCCCAGTGAGGGGCAACCCCTGTCCCCGCTATCTGTCCTTagcctccccctctctgctgGCGCCAAAGTGCCACCACCACCTCCGCTACGTAACCCCAGGGTAGAGAGGACCCTCTTGGAGACCAGCCTGCGACTGCAGCAGGAGCAGAGCCACCAGCACCAAAATGGCACCTGTTTCCAGCTCTCTGACCCACCAAAGCAAAGCCCCAGGGCTGTGACTACTCATGTTACCCCAGCTAGTGCAGCAGCCACAGTAGATGTCCAGCCCTTGCACCTCTTCTCTGCCGCCCCCAGCCCATCTCAGAGTAGTCTGACCAGACCCAGTCCCCACTCCTCCGGTAGGAGCACCCCGGCCTCTAGCACCGGAATGGCTACTCTGCCTCCCAGCCAGTTGCAGACTGTGAGAGAGCAGATGGCCACTGCCCTGAGGCAActgaaggagatggaggagagagtgaagggcgTCCCAGTGCTGGAAAGAGAGGTGGCCAAGCTACGGGCTGAGAAAGACCTGCTCCTACTGGCACTGCAGGAGAAGAAAACCTTGGCGGCCCAACAACAGGCTGCAACAGTAGTGAGCAGTACTACCACCACAACGATGGACACTGGCACACAGAGTCAGGAAAGTCCTCCTTTTTCCCCCAAGAGTCCCAGAAGTCCCAAGAGTCCAAGCAAAATAGGGGACCTCAGAAAGCTGACTGAGAAGTTTGAAGGCAAGACTGGGAAAGGTGGAGCACGTTCTGAGAAGGTTGTGGAGAAGAGGTCTGTGGCCGTCGGGGACGACATGTTGCTGGACGCTGGGGTCTTCTACTACAGCCAAGGTACCAAGGATGCCTCAGAGGGCACGCCTCAGGTGGACGTCTGCGAGAAAGGTGTGGCCACGGAGGCACCGGCCTTCCGTGAGGAGTGGGTGCAGGCTGGGGTGGAGACAGAGGAGGCCTCGGTTTGGGTGATGGAATCCCAGCTGGGGCTGAGCAGTGAGGTCCAGAGGGAGATTGACACCCTACAGGACACCATCAAGTTCCAGCAGGAGTCCATCTTGGCTCTGGAGGGGCGAGTCGGCCAGGCTGACGAGGACCTGGCGGTGCTCAAAGCCCAGGAGGATGAGAGGAAATCCAAAGCAACGTCCGAGAAGGCGGTCCTTGCCAAAccagactcagcccatgcccaaGTGGGGACCGAAGCCTCTACAACATCCACGCCAGCTTCACAGCATGTCGCAGTCTCCTGTTGTCCTGAGGTGGTTGACGCTTGTGTAGGTGAGGATTTGAGAGCCGTACATTACGACCAGAGCACTCAGACTGACTCTGTGGAGAGCCCTGCAGAAGAAGAATCTACCCCAGTAGCACTGGTCAGCACTGGGAGTCAATGGGAGAATCTGTACGAGGATGAGACTATAGAGCAGAAAGCTCCAGTCACTGCGCTGAAGAAGAGACAGATGACCATTGCAGAGTACAAGGTCACCCCTGAGGAGACGGTCCGTTTAGacgaagggaagggagggaaagaggaggaaacGGTGCCCAGGACACACACAACTCCAACAATGGTGGAAA GTATGCTGAAGTCCATcatgaagaagaaggatgggagTAGTTCCGGTGAATCACGTAGCAGCGGCAAGAAGAGCTTGCAGTTTGTTGGCATTCTCAACGGGGG GTATGAGTCGACATctagtgaggaggaggaagaggggagttcCTCGGGTGGCAGTGAAGTGGATGATTGCTCGGACAGTAGTGATGGCGAAGATGGAGAGGCAGCTCTGGAGGAGACCTCTGATGAAGAGCGGAACATTAATATGGATGATACCGATAGTGATGATATGGCCTTAGAAGCAGGGACTGGAGCCACTGAGGACAGTCCAGATGCAGTGAAAGAGAA ATTTGAGCTGAGTGCAAAAATGCATGAGGCTTCTCTCATTCTGAAGAACCACCTGAATGATGATGTCAAAACACTGAAGAGTAAAGAAGTG CTCTCCAGCATTCATACTGTGCAGCTGGAATGGTTCCGCATCTCTAGTGCAAAGATGGCCCAGCCGCCCCGTGTCTCAGACTACCTGATGGCCTTCACTGAGGTCTCCTCTGCCCTGCTGGCCCACGTCATCAACATGACCGATGGCAATGGTAACACGGCCTTGCACTACAGCGTCTCCCACTCCAATTTCACAGTGGTGGGGCTACTACTGGACACAG GCATGTGTTGTGTGGATAAGCAGAACAAGGCAGGCTACACTGCTATCATGCTGGCGGCCCTCTCATCTGTGAAAGAGGAGGATGACATGGTGGTGGTCAGGAAGCTCTTCAGTCAGGGCAACGTCAACGCCAAGGCCAGCCAG GCTGGCCAGACAGCGCTGATGTTAGCCGTTAGCCATGGACGGCAGGAGATGGTGCGGGCGCTACTGGACTGCGGGGCTGAAGTGAACGTGAAGGATGACGAGGGCTCCACGGCGCTCATGTGCGCCAGCGAGCACGGCCGCGCCGAGATTGTCTCGCTGCTCCTGGATCAGCCGGGCTGTGACATCTCCATCGTGGACAAT gATGGCAGTAATGCGCTTTCCATCGCCCTGGAGGCCTCTCACAATGACACAGCTGTGCTACTCTACGCCCACATGAACTACACCAAAGCCCAGGCAGCT GGGACAAACAAGTCTCGAAGCCCCACTAGTCCTCAAAAGACATGGCCTGCTGCGGAGTGA
- the LOC110524169 gene encoding KN motif and ankyrin repeat domain-containing protein 2 isoform X2, whose protein sequence is MTQSVQVNPKLPDLGAPFLFSSQEEADQQGSYSVQTPYGFQLDLDFLKYVEEIESGHHVRRAPVNSRRSSRGVKVSQRSPNVGGRASGWTSTESLSSPASEDGRAPPPPPPRNRIGSSPSEGQPLSPLSVLSLPLSAGAKVPPPPPLRNPRVERTLLETSLRLQQEQSHQHQNGTCFQLSDPPKQSPRAVTTHVTPASAAATVDVQPLHLFSAAPSPSQSSLTRPSPHSSGRSTPASSTGMATLPPSQLQTVREQMATALRQLKEMEERVKGVPVLEREVAKLRAEKDLLLLALQEKKTLAAQQQAATVVSSTTTTTMDTGTQSQESPPFSPKSPRSPKSPSKIGDLRKLTEKFEGKTGKGGARSEKVVEKRSVAVGDDMLLDAGVFYYSQGTKDASEGTPQVDVCEKGVATEAPAFREEWVQAGVETEEASVWVMESQLGLSSEVQREIDTLQDTIKFQQESILALEGRVGQADEDLAVLKAQEDERKSKATSEKAVLAKPDSAHAQVGTEASTTSTPASQHVAVSCCPEVVDACVGEDLRAVHYDQSTQTDSVESPAEEESTPVALVSTGSQWENLYEDETIEQKAPVTALKKRQMTIAEYKVTPEETVRLDEGKGGKEEETVPRTHTTPTMVESMLKSIMKKKDGSSSGESRSSGKKSLQFVGILNGGYESTSSEEEEEGSSSGGSEVDDCSDSSDGEDGEAALEETSDEERNINMDDTDSDDMALEAGTGATEDSPDAVKEKFELSAKMHEASLILKNHLNDDVKTLKSKEVLSSIHTVQLEWFRISSAKMAQPPRVSDYLMAFTEVSSALLAHVINMTDGNGMCCVDKQNKAGYTAIMLAALSSVKEEDDMVVVRKLFSQGNVNAKASQAGQTALMLAVSHGRQEMVRALLDCGAEVNVKDDEGSTALMCASEHGRAEIVSLLLDQPGCDISIVDNDGSNALSIALEASHNDTAVLLYAHMNYTKAQAAGTNKSRSPTSPQKTWPAAE, encoded by the exons ATGACTCAGTCTGTGCAGGTCAACCCCAAGTTGCCTG ATCTGGGCGCACCGTTTCTATTCTCCAGTCAGGAAGAGGCGGATCAACAGGGCTCTTATTCGGTCCAAACTCCGTATGGCTTCCAGCTGGACCTGGACTTCCTCAAGTATGTGGAGGAGATAGAAAGCGGCCACCACGTCCGCCGGGCACCCGTCAACTCTCGCAGGTCATCCCGTGGGGTCAAAGTCTCCCAGCGGAGCCCGAATGTGGGAGGAAGAGCCAGCGGCTGGACCTCAACagagtccctctcctcacccgcCAGTGAAGATGGTCGTgcgccccctcctccacccccacgGAATCGCATCGGCTCCTCTCCCAGTGAGGGGCAACCCCTGTCCCCGCTATCTGTCCTTagcctccccctctctgctgGCGCCAAAGTGCCACCACCACCTCCGCTACGTAACCCCAGGGTAGAGAGGACCCTCTTGGAGACCAGCCTGCGACTGCAGCAGGAGCAGAGCCACCAGCACCAAAATGGCACCTGTTTCCAGCTCTCTGACCCACCAAAGCAAAGCCCCAGGGCTGTGACTACTCATGTTACCCCAGCTAGTGCAGCAGCCACAGTAGATGTCCAGCCCTTGCACCTCTTCTCTGCCGCCCCCAGCCCATCTCAGAGTAGTCTGACCAGACCCAGTCCCCACTCCTCCGGTAGGAGCACCCCGGCCTCTAGCACCGGAATGGCTACTCTGCCTCCCAGCCAGTTGCAGACTGTGAGAGAGCAGATGGCCACTGCCCTGAGGCAActgaaggagatggaggagagagtgaagggcgTCCCAGTGCTGGAAAGAGAGGTGGCCAAGCTACGGGCTGAGAAAGACCTGCTCCTACTGGCACTGCAGGAGAAGAAAACCTTGGCGGCCCAACAACAGGCTGCAACAGTAGTGAGCAGTACTACCACCACAACGATGGACACTGGCACACAGAGTCAGGAAAGTCCTCCTTTTTCCCCCAAGAGTCCCAGAAGTCCCAAGAGTCCAAGCAAAATAGGGGACCTCAGAAAGCTGACTGAGAAGTTTGAAGGCAAGACTGGGAAAGGTGGAGCACGTTCTGAGAAGGTTGTGGAGAAGAGGTCTGTGGCCGTCGGGGACGACATGTTGCTGGACGCTGGGGTCTTCTACTACAGCCAAGGTACCAAGGATGCCTCAGAGGGCACGCCTCAGGTGGACGTCTGCGAGAAAGGTGTGGCCACGGAGGCACCGGCCTTCCGTGAGGAGTGGGTGCAGGCTGGGGTGGAGACAGAGGAGGCCTCGGTTTGGGTGATGGAATCCCAGCTGGGGCTGAGCAGTGAGGTCCAGAGGGAGATTGACACCCTACAGGACACCATCAAGTTCCAGCAGGAGTCCATCTTGGCTCTGGAGGGGCGAGTCGGCCAGGCTGACGAGGACCTGGCGGTGCTCAAAGCCCAGGAGGATGAGAGGAAATCCAAAGCAACGTCCGAGAAGGCGGTCCTTGCCAAAccagactcagcccatgcccaaGTGGGGACCGAAGCCTCTACAACATCCACGCCAGCTTCACAGCATGTCGCAGTCTCCTGTTGTCCTGAGGTGGTTGACGCTTGTGTAGGTGAGGATTTGAGAGCCGTACATTACGACCAGAGCACTCAGACTGACTCTGTGGAGAGCCCTGCAGAAGAAGAATCTACCCCAGTAGCACTGGTCAGCACTGGGAGTCAATGGGAGAATCTGTACGAGGATGAGACTATAGAGCAGAAAGCTCCAGTCACTGCGCTGAAGAAGAGACAGATGACCATTGCAGAGTACAAGGTCACCCCTGAGGAGACGGTCCGTTTAGacgaagggaagggagggaaagaggaggaaacGGTGCCCAGGACACACACAACTCCAACAATGGTGGAAA GTATGCTGAAGTCCATcatgaagaagaaggatgggagTAGTTCCGGTGAATCACGTAGCAGCGGCAAGAAGAGCTTGCAGTTTGTTGGCATTCTCAACGGGGG GTATGAGTCGACATctagtgaggaggaggaagaggggagttcCTCGGGTGGCAGTGAAGTGGATGATTGCTCGGACAGTAGTGATGGCGAAGATGGAGAGGCAGCTCTGGAGGAGACCTCTGATGAAGAGCGGAACATTAATATGGATGATACCGATAGTGATGATATGGCCTTAGAAGCAGGGACTGGAGCCACTGAGGACAGTCCAGATGCAGTGAAAGAGAA ATTTGAGCTGAGTGCAAAAATGCATGAGGCTTCTCTCATTCTGAAGAACCACCTGAATGATGATGTCAAAACACTGAAGAGTAAAGAAGTG CTCTCCAGCATTCATACTGTGCAGCTGGAATGGTTCCGCATCTCTAGTGCAAAGATGGCCCAGCCGCCCCGTGTCTCAGACTACCTGATGGCCTTCACTGAGGTCTCCTCTGCCCTGCTGGCCCACGTCATCAACATGACCGATGGCAATG GCATGTGTTGTGTGGATAAGCAGAACAAGGCAGGCTACACTGCTATCATGCTGGCGGCCCTCTCATCTGTGAAAGAGGAGGATGACATGGTGGTGGTCAGGAAGCTCTTCAGTCAGGGCAACGTCAACGCCAAGGCCAGCCAG GCTGGCCAGACAGCGCTGATGTTAGCCGTTAGCCATGGACGGCAGGAGATGGTGCGGGCGCTACTGGACTGCGGGGCTGAAGTGAACGTGAAGGATGACGAGGGCTCCACGGCGCTCATGTGCGCCAGCGAGCACGGCCGCGCCGAGATTGTCTCGCTGCTCCTGGATCAGCCGGGCTGTGACATCTCCATCGTGGACAAT gATGGCAGTAATGCGCTTTCCATCGCCCTGGAGGCCTCTCACAATGACACAGCTGTGCTACTCTACGCCCACATGAACTACACCAAAGCCCAGGCAGCT GGGACAAACAAGTCTCGAAGCCCCACTAGTCCTCAAAAGACATGGCCTGCTGCGGAGTGA